The Aedes albopictus strain Foshan chromosome 2, AalbF5, whole genome shotgun sequence region gggcgatcactattttgaatgctgcctacaaagtgctatcccagatcatcttccgtcgtctgtcacctaaaacgaatgagttcgtgggaagttatcaggctggcttcatcgacggccggtcgacaacggaccagatctttaccgtacggcaaatcctctagaaatgccgtgaataccaggtcccaacgcatcacctgttcatcgatttcaaagcggcatacgacagtatcgaccgcgcagagctatggagaatcatggacgaaaacggctttcctgggaagctgactagactgattaaagcaacgatggacggtgtgcaaaactgcgtaagagtttcgggtgaactatccagttcattcgaatctcgccggggactgcgacaaggtgatggactctcatgcctactcttcaacatcgctctggaaggtgtgatgcgacgagccgggctcaacagccggggaacgattttcacaaaatccggtcaatttgtgtgctttgcggacgacatggacattattgccagaacatttggaacggtggcagagctgtacaccggactgaaacgcgaagcagcaaaggtcggactggtggtgaatgcctcaaaaacaaagtacatgctggtaggcggaaccggaaacgaccggatccgtctgggtagtaatgttacgatagacggggatactttcgaggtggtcgaGGAATTCATCtttctcggatccttactgacggctaacaACAATGCTAGTCGTGAAATACAAATgcgtatcatcagtggaagtcgtgcctactatgggctccagaaggagctgcggtctaaaaagattcacccacgcaccaaatgcaccatgtacaaaacgctaataagaccgatggtcctctacggacacgagacatggaccatgctcgaggagaaccagcaagcactcggagtttccgagcgacgagtgctaaggacgatcttcggcggtgtgcaggagaatggtgtgtggcggagaaggatgaaacacgagctcactgcactctacggcgaacacagcatccagaaggtgaccaaagccggctgggtgtgttgcaaaaatgccggataaaaaccctgcaaaattggaGTTCACTGTTGATCAAGAAAGCGTAGATCTCAGAGAGTGCGATGGGCGAACCAGTGAtgggtggagcgtgacttggcgagcatttaGCGTGAGTgagaatggagagcggcagccacgaaccgagtattgtggcgtactattgtttttGAGTTAACGAACAGTCTTTCACTACACTTTGATGGATAAGAATAAAAGGGATCCACAAGTACAAGTAAACAATTTCGGACTTCCCAGCACTGGAACATTGAAGAATGTTTCATATATTTTAATTCACTTGATTTGTGATATGCGCTGCCGTTAGTTTGAGAAACACTCTGATTAGCCATTTCATCCGTAAGAATGGTAAGAATACGCTTTCTCCGCGCCAAGAAACCGCCGGCAAAACTCATTGCTATAGCTTACTGGTTGATTATGGTTACCGCTCGTCGCACTATTAGCATGTGTTTCTTTATGGGTGGTTGGGTGGTACCGATGCCTCCCTCATGGATCGCCGCGCCGGGTAGGTGGGTGGCTTGGTCGAGTTTTTGTTCCAATCAGTCCTCCCTTCTTAGGGGCACTCGATGCGCGAGGGAGGAGGATTGCCATTTGCGTGCCTtcgcgacgacgacaacgacaacgacgatgcTCCATCATAGCCCACCGCGCGTTGTTTTGCTGTTGATAGTGACTCAGAACAGGAAGAACGTTCCGTGCGCGAGGTTCgggttattttttttatattcttcaaTTTGGCTTGGGCAATTGACCCAGGCCCCGAGACTGCcacgcgtcgtcgtcgttgattcGGTGAGTTGTTTAGCACTTAGGGACAGTAGTGTGAAAATTGCACAACGACTCGTAGTATCGCGTGTGTACTAGCGTGGAGTCTTGTAAGTTCAAAAACGGGGTgaagaaaatttacattttcttctGTTCAGGCGGTTCAGTGAACCGGCGGTCAGCTGGTCTCTGGATAGGGTTAAAGTGCTGCTGACCTGCATCGAGGAATAGGAAGTGTTTAGTATGTGATGGGCAGTGCTCCTGGAATGTTCGGTTCGTAATCAGTGAAAATGGTGCAATCGTATGAAATAAAAAGCAGTGATTCACGTAAAGGTTCAGGATTTGTAGACAGTTTCAAAGCATTGTTCCGCAGGAACAGACAACCCGAATCCTTAAAAGTGCCTTCCAAACGCAGTGGGAAAGCTCCCATAGCAGATCCTGAGCCGAGTGAACCGTCTTCTTTGGTGAGCAATGCCTCCGGTAGTGAAGAAAACAACAATATTGGGGGAATCAGAAGCAGTGCAAACGCACCTGAATCGTCAACAACCACCACAGTGTCAGTACCGGTGGATGCGAATCGTTATGAAATTAGGAAACCACCGCCAGCGGTGAAAAGAAAATCGTCCTACTCGACATCAACAACCAAATCCAGCAAAAGTGGCGGCAAACCGGTACAACGGCGGAAGTCATTTGGCCGTCGAATCAATAACTTGTGGAGCAATTTCGGGCTGCTTCGGAGCTCGGAGAAGATTGTCGAGTTCGCCAACGGATATGGTAAGTACCATTACCATTTCCATTACATTACAGCCTTGTTCCATTTCGGCTCGAGTAAATTACCGTGCGGTTTGTGTGCTGAGCTGAGCCAATGTGCCATGCTGCCTGGTTTGACCGAACCACAAAGGAGACGCATTGCCTTTTTTGTTTGCATCACTGCCAGCCAGCCAAGACGAGCGGACAATGAGTTGCCTGTGTATAGTTTATGTTTTAGTTGTGAATAAGTCATGCACCTGTGCTAACGTTTTGTATCGATTGATTTTGTTGGCGGAAGGTTGGACAAGGATTGTAGTTCAATATTTTTGTTGGTCGATACAGGTGTAAATGAAGCACCATGCCttagggagaaaaaaaaaacaaactctaaATGAACAAAATACTGCTTGACAGAGTTATAATTATCATTACGTCAATTTCAGCATTTAATATATGTACAATATTGGAAGACAGGCTTTGGAATCCATTTATGTAGAATGATACTGCTGTTTTGTGAGAATTGCGCTACATGCTTTATCGAAGTAATACGCGGGGTTTTAAAATGTGTGAGTTTTCATCGTTCGTTAAGAAACAATTCTAGGGCaacaaagtccaaaatgccaagatggggtaaaataccccaactcataaaatcattcctgagtgTGATTTGATCATTgttataggtgaatggtgtcaagatatgtttgcatataACATTCGTCTAGAAGCTAGGCTGCCAAATCCacggaaaatctttcgatttctCAATGAAAACTGACAACTTCCGGTTTTTGGTGCTTGCCATTgaagttttctggtgattttattaccagccatgtgtttctTAAAAGATTAtgacacacatggagacgcatggtcctaCACACATGGAGACACAtgacacacatggagacgcatggttgttgatgtctacgctatccatgttaaggGTCATTCAAACATGACAACCATCGTTTAGCTGGGAggggggtgacactccatgtattgttttgaatgttttcatgaagtgtcatcttaccccatggcagatggctttTTTTTACTATTTCCGTTTTCCGAAACCAACTTTTAAAACGGCTGAAAATGTATTAGTTTCGTGAATATTCATACTGAACTATCAAGCAAATACTATCTAGTTGCTGTtgccactttgaaagcctaacagcCGAGGCTatgtatcattgaaaacgatgaaagattGAAAAATCACATCTTATCCCACTTCCCCCTACTTCGAAAACCTGTGGTCAATACTGATATTCTAATTGCATATGCTCAAAATCTGGATCTACTCAACAAACAACTGAGTGGGAGGCTcaggtgggctgcaaaacggtgagtcgataaggagagcgtccaacatagctctggtcctcacaagttcctacctcatgcttccacgggccaaacgatgacaaagaccgccagctaagagttgtgtgcttagctggtagtgcagcctgagcactgttgtccttctgacttcagctagattgaggaggtacgatccgagcgtctgttcaccaaggaggtgcggctcaaacagcgtctgttctagcatccagcggctgagtaaggcatggttgggacgttaaacagaactggcacgatggccctccggcgagacaggagtgttggcgtaggcccaataagccacccgtaaaaatccccattgcgaataacataggagaaaatacgactcgatacaatcggcaaagacccacgcgacgaaataaggactacgattagaaacttggaacatggaattgcaagtcactaggtttcgcaggatgtgacaggataatctccgACGAACTATATCCCCGCAACTTTAACATGGtgtcgttgcaggaactttgttggactggacagaaagtgtggaaaagcgggcatcgagcggctaccttctaccaaagctgtgacaccaccaatgaactgggaacaggatttatagtgttgggcaagatgcgagaacgtgtgatcgggtggcagccgatcaacgcaaggatgtgcatgttgagagttaagggccgtttcttcaactacagcatcattaacgtccactgcccacacgaagggagacccgatgacgagaaagaagcgttctacgcgcagttagaacaaacatacgatggttgctcgccgcgtgacgtgaaaatcgttgtcggcgacatgaacgcgcaggtaggaaggaaggaaatgtacagaccggtaatcgggcgaaacagcctgcacgccgtatcaaatgataacggccagcgatgcgtaaactttgcagcctcccgtggtatggtagtccgaagcaccttcttcccccgcaaagatatccacaaagccacctggagatcacccgaccatcaaacagaaaaccaaatcgaccacgttctaatcgacgataaattcttctcggatataaccaacgtccgcacataccgcagtgcgaatatagattcggatcactacttagtagctgtatgcatgcgctcaaaactttcgacagttatcaccacgcgtcgaagtcgaacgccgcgactcaacatcgagcagctgcgtaacgtagaaatggctcaagactacgcgcagcagttagcagtgaccctaccaacggaagagcagcttggcgcagctacacttgaagatggctggaggaacatccgatccgccataggtagtacctcggctacagcactaggcttcgcgactccgaatcacagaaacgactggtacgacggcgaatgtgaacagttgaaaagtgagaagaatgcagcatgggcgagaatgctgcaacaccgtacgagagagaacgaggcacgttacaaacaggcgcggaacagccagaactcagtcttccggatgaagaagcgccagcaggaagaacgagatcgcgaagcgatggaagagctgtaccgcgctaaggacacacgaaagttctacgagaagcttaaCCGCTCGCGcacaggctttgtgccacaagccgacatgtgccgagataatcaccgaagtaccgaaggtggcatggtaacagatctaggagtatgtgcacaggacgaaagacttccggcccctgacctccaagagattgaggaggaggttggccggttgaaaaacaacaaagccgctggagcagatcaactaccaagcgagcttctaaaatacggtggagaagcactggtgagagcactacactgggtcattactaagatttgggaggagaaaatattaccggaggagtggatggaaggtatcgtgtgtcccatctgcaaaaagggtgacaagttggattgcgggaactaccgcgcgatcacactactgagcgctgcctacaagatactctcccaaattttatgccgccgtctatcaccgattgcaagagagttcgtggggcaatattaggctggatttatgggtgaacgcgctacaacggaccagatgttcgccatccgccaggtgttgcagaaatgccgcgaatacaacgtgcccacacatcacttgttcatcgatttcaaatcggcgtatgatacaatcgatcgagaacagctatggcagattatgcacgaatacggattcccggataaactgatacgattgatcaaggcgacgatggatcgagtgatgtgcgtagttcgagtatcagggacactctcgagtcccttcgaatctcgcagagggttacggcaaggtgatggtctttcgtgcttgctgttcaacattgctttggagggtgtaataagaagagcggggataaacacgagtgggacgattttcacgaggaccgttcagctgcttggtttcgccgatgatatttgTGGTAATCGCGTGTGATAAGCTTGAGCGTGCGTCAAAGACTAAGCGCTATACTGCCACGTTGCAGAGTGCATGTGCGCGATCGTACCACTACTCAGGTGCGCATGGATACGAGTGCAGTGAAGAATGTTATTTCTGCATAAGCACATGAATGAGTGAGgca contains the following coding sequences:
- the LOC115258720 gene encoding uncharacterized protein LOC115258720; translation: MVQSYEIKSSDSRKGSGFVDSFKALFRRNRQPESLKVPSKRSGKAPIADPEPSEPSSLVSNASGSEENNNIGGIRSSANAPESSTTTTVSVPVDANRYEIRKPPPAVKRKSSYSTSTTKSSKSGGKPVQRRKSFGRRINNLWSNFGLLRSSEKIVEFANGYAAFQHVRDNVEDLSEKSEANETDLVFLQGILQNPAVTQMIKVSHLKLLLSLHFTTGVDIHVQFIGFEVL